A single genomic interval of Fimbriimonadaceae bacterium harbors:
- a CDS encoding ComEC/Rec2 family competence protein, giving the protein MRAELEARPLLVAVAGLAVGLASPLDVAAFPLLIVLLLLVRSWELKRLACWMALLGLALAPRGAMTPLRERSYFEGTVSVATVPRLYPDGSTCEVEGPTGRFSMWVDGDRMLALGDVVRVKGVLRPLPDGSDAYWHARGVSARLQPASLVRLAGSGGVLAWGVRWRAAFVRFCGATMVPEAARVVDAVCFNVSGELDTETRTELQRSGTTHIVSASGLHVLIFAFALQMALVSLPIPRWAQLLLLLGVLVLYAAATGFRPPVVRAVIMAAVYAAAYLFRREPDALSALALAGLAYLVFSPRSLQDAGFQLSFATVFGLALFLRARRPARGGLGRLGRGLVDVARTSLAATLASGPLVAYHFGMVSLASVPANVMVAFVLPPMMTTALAALAASWLLPSAAAGAMGWVVQPLAGWVLWVVSLFGSQPWAAVEIPPFHPYWIAAYYFVWLAFWRRVPRPVSEPVPR; this is encoded by the coding sequence ATGAGGGCGGAGCTTGAGGCGCGTCCGCTCCTCGTCGCCGTCGCGGGGTTGGCCGTGGGGTTGGCTTCGCCGTTGGACGTCGCCGCGTTTCCGCTGCTGATCGTTCTGTTGCTGCTGGTTCGCTCGTGGGAGCTGAAGCGTCTGGCGTGCTGGATGGCGCTGCTGGGGTTGGCGCTGGCGCCTCGCGGGGCGATGACGCCGCTGCGGGAGAGGAGCTACTTCGAGGGCACGGTCTCGGTGGCGACGGTGCCGCGTTTGTATCCCGACGGTTCGACGTGCGAGGTGGAGGGCCCGACGGGGCGGTTCAGCATGTGGGTGGACGGGGATCGCATGCTCGCGTTGGGGGACGTGGTGCGCGTGAAGGGGGTGTTGCGCCCGCTGCCGGACGGGTCGGACGCCTACTGGCACGCGCGGGGCGTGTCGGCGCGCCTCCAGCCGGCGTCGCTGGTGCGTCTTGCGGGTTCGGGCGGCGTGTTGGCGTGGGGGGTGCGGTGGCGCGCGGCGTTCGTCCGCTTTTGCGGCGCGACGATGGTTCCCGAGGCGGCGCGCGTGGTGGACGCCGTGTGTTTCAACGTCAGCGGGGAGTTGGATACGGAGACGCGCACCGAGCTGCAGCGCTCGGGGACGACGCACATCGTGTCGGCCTCCGGGCTCCACGTGCTGATCTTCGCGTTCGCCCTTCAGATGGCGCTGGTGTCGCTGCCGATCCCTCGTTGGGCCCAACTGCTGTTGTTGTTGGGCGTGCTGGTGTTGTACGCGGCCGCGACCGGGTTTCGGCCGCCGGTCGTTCGTGCGGTGATCATGGCGGCTGTGTATGCGGCGGCGTACTTGTTCCGACGGGAGCCGGACGCGTTGTCCGCGCTCGCGTTGGCGGGGTTGGCGTACCTGGTGTTCTCGCCTCGCTCGCTTCAGGACGCGGGTTTCCAGCTCTCGTTTGCGACGGTCTTCGGCTTGGCATTGTTTCTTCGCGCCCGGCGGCCGGCGCGGGGCGGGCTTGGCCGTTTGGGCCGGGGGCTGGTCGACGTGGCGCGCACGAGTTTGGCGGCGACGCTCGCCTCGGGCCCGCTGGTCGCCTACCACTTCGGGATGGTGTCGCTGGCTTCGGTTCCCGCGAACGTGATGGTGGCCTTCGTGCTGCCGCCGATGATGACGACGGCGCTCGCGGCGTTGGCCGCGTCTTGGCTGTTGCCTTCGGCGGCGGCCGGCGCCATGGGCTGGGTGGTTCAGCCGTTGGCGGGTTGGGTGTTGTGGGTGGTGTCGCTGTTTGGGAGCCAGCCGTGGGCCGCGGTGGAGATTCCGCCCTTCCACCCGTATTGGATCGCCGCGTACTACTTCGTGTGGCTGGCGTTCTGGCGCCGGGTCCCGAGACCGGTTTCGGAGCCGGTGCCGCGGTGA
- a CDS encoding MBL fold metallo-hydrolase: MAGVLAPGPETGFGAGAAVRALRWIAGALVPAALGGMWGWSEPFPASALSFLAVGQGDCVVLQHAGCTVLVDAAPATDRFDAGLRLAAPALHELGVETLDLVLLTHPDADHIGGLPSLARAFPIGRVAASRAFHDHKDLRRALRRAGIGEDRILWIDAEAHVSIGALEARIVAPPLARGAEDNQGSLFVHLTNGQASATLSGDAGVDTEAAVLARGEDWRAEVIMAGHHGSATSSGPRWLASVHPRYAVASCGRDNRYGHPSGSVLARYEAADAKVLRTDRDGTIRFTFGAEGVHLLAPVSRKERKDR, translated from the coding sequence GTGGCTGGCGTTCTGGCGCCGGGTCCCGAGACCGGTTTCGGAGCCGGTGCCGCGGTGAGGGCCTTGCGCTGGATCGCCGGGGCGCTGGTTCCGGCGGCGCTGGGGGGCATGTGGGGTTGGAGCGAGCCCTTTCCCGCGAGCGCTCTGTCGTTCCTCGCGGTGGGCCAAGGCGACTGCGTGGTGCTTCAGCATGCGGGTTGCACGGTGTTGGTGGACGCGGCGCCCGCGACGGACCGGTTCGACGCGGGGCTTCGTTTGGCGGCGCCCGCGTTGCACGAGTTGGGCGTGGAGACGCTCGATCTCGTGTTGCTGACCCACCCGGACGCGGACCACATCGGGGGTCTTCCCTCCTTGGCGCGCGCGTTTCCCATCGGCCGGGTGGCGGCGTCGCGCGCGTTCCACGACCACAAGGACCTGCGCCGGGCGTTGCGTCGCGCGGGCATCGGCGAGGACCGGATACTCTGGATCGACGCGGAGGCGCACGTCTCGATCGGCGCGCTCGAGGCGCGGATCGTCGCCCCTCCCCTGGCCCGCGGGGCCGAGGACAACCAAGGATCGTTGTTTGTTCACCTAACGAATGGTCAAGCGAGCGCCACGTTGAGTGGCGACGCGGGGGTGGACACGGAGGCGGCGGTCTTGGCGCGCGGCGAGGATTGGCGTGCGGAGGTCATCATGGCGGGCCACCACGGCAGCGCGACGTCCTCGGGTCCGCGGTGGTTGGCCTCGGTGCATCCGCGCTACGCGGTCGCGAGCTGCGGGCGCGACAACCGGTACGGGCATCCGAGCGGCTCGGTGCTGGCGCGCTACGAGGCGGCGGACGCGAAGGTGCTGCGCACGGACCGCGACGGGACGATCCGCTTCACGTTCGGGGCCGAAGGGGTCCACCTTCTCGCGCCAGTTTCACGCAAAGAACGCAAAGATCGCTAG
- a CDS encoding DUF721 domain-containing protein, translated as MRQIRDVMGGAIERAEVLRAARAQRVLRRWNEVVGEELAKRSWPDRYERGTVWVAVKGSAWASELRLMKERILKGLDELAGERGLFEDVRFGDRTVREGLEPAEPPEEPSEPKRSDVSGLSIREIAERRLRQWEDEGGA; from the coding sequence ATGAGACAGATTCGCGACGTGATGGGAGGGGCGATCGAGCGGGCGGAGGTGCTCCGCGCCGCGCGCGCGCAACGCGTGCTGCGTCGCTGGAACGAGGTGGTGGGCGAAGAGCTGGCGAAGCGGTCGTGGCCCGACCGGTACGAGCGCGGCACGGTGTGGGTCGCCGTGAAGGGTTCGGCTTGGGCCAGCGAGCTGCGCCTGATGAAGGAGCGGATCCTCAAGGGGTTGGACGAGCTTGCGGGCGAGCGGGGCCTGTTCGAAGACGTTCGGTTCGGGGACCGGACCGTGCGCGAGGGCCTGGAGCCGGCGGAGCCCCCCGAAGAACCTTCGGAACCCAAACGATCGGATGTCTCGGGCCTTTCGATCCGGGAGATTGCCGAGCGGCGGTTGAGGCAGTGGGAGGATGAGGGCGGAGCTTGA
- a CDS encoding valine--tRNA ligase, translating to MNESSLSSRYDASSVEQRWYEAWEQAGLFSPDLDPTKPRYTVTIPPPNITGSLHMGHALCYPLQDVLGRYRRLQGDSVLIVPGQDHAGIATQSVVEKQLRKEGSSGAEIGRDAFVERVWSWRKESGDTILNQLRRLGCAFDWSRLRFTLDDAYAEAVHRVFVDWFERGLIFRGKRVVNWDPVLKTSVSDIETERRLVRGKLYYIRYPFADGSGHVVIATTRPETMLADVAVAVHPSDARYKGLVGKTLLLPLMNREIPLIADIYPDPEFGSGAVKITPAHDANDYAVGQRHDLPMPVLLDERARITSEGGPYAGLDRVEARKRIVADLEAAGLLEKIEDHEIALTVSERSGEPIEPLLSEQWFVDQPKLAGPVLEAMRAGRIRFSPERYERIFVEWLENIRDWNLSRQLWWGHRIPIYYTEAGEAFAGLDWNDAQAKAGDKKIVRQDDDVLDTWFSSGLWPFAVLGWPEATEEFAERYPTSVLVTDRNIINLWVARMAMMSLDLLHEIPFHHVFIYATVLTEDGRRMSKSLGTGVDPMGVIESFGADAMRWTLLSQTGSNQDIRYSDKKTEDARNFCNKIWNATRFVLLHTPDGKPASPGELEPADKWLLSRLVATERAVRTAYESYDLQVAAQHLYKFWWSELCDWYIEVSKSRLTDSASATAPQWVLLTAIEAFVTMLHPLMPFLTEEVYSHLPLPEKAPFLMAARWPELPEHYADGATEADVERAFEVTRALRALRAEVDLPAMKSVPDAYYAGDLRGGEPIVQSQAWIETLHPTPPPDPEKALSTSIEGIDLWLPLAGLVDPDKELARLGKEKEKLADELAKLQARLANPQFVERAKPEVVERERATAADLEERIAKLEARQAMFG from the coding sequence ATGAACGAATCCTCTCTCTCCTCGCGCTACGACGCCTCATCGGTCGAGCAACGCTGGTACGAAGCCTGGGAACAGGCCGGGCTCTTCAGCCCCGACCTCGACCCCACGAAGCCCCGATACACCGTCACCATTCCGCCTCCGAACATCACGGGGTCGCTGCACATGGGCCACGCCCTCTGCTATCCGCTTCAGGATGTGCTGGGCCGGTACCGTCGGCTGCAGGGAGACAGCGTGCTCATCGTCCCCGGACAAGACCACGCCGGCATCGCCACGCAGAGCGTCGTCGAGAAGCAGCTCCGCAAGGAGGGCTCGAGCGGTGCCGAAATTGGCCGCGATGCATTCGTCGAGCGCGTCTGGTCGTGGCGGAAGGAGAGCGGCGATACGATCCTCAACCAGCTTCGCCGCCTTGGGTGCGCCTTCGACTGGTCGCGCCTCCGGTTTACGCTCGACGACGCCTACGCCGAGGCTGTCCACCGCGTGTTCGTCGATTGGTTCGAGCGGGGGCTCATCTTCCGGGGGAAACGCGTCGTCAACTGGGATCCCGTGCTGAAAACCAGTGTCAGCGACATCGAAACCGAGCGGCGCCTCGTTCGAGGCAAGCTCTACTACATCCGCTACCCGTTCGCCGACGGGTCGGGCCACGTGGTGATCGCAACCACCCGCCCCGAAACAATGCTCGCCGACGTGGCCGTGGCGGTCCACCCTTCCGACGCGCGTTACAAAGGCCTCGTTGGCAAAACGCTGCTGCTGCCGCTGATGAACCGCGAGATTCCGTTGATCGCCGATATCTACCCCGATCCCGAGTTCGGATCGGGAGCGGTCAAGATCACTCCGGCCCACGACGCCAACGATTACGCCGTTGGCCAGCGACACGACCTCCCCATGCCCGTGCTCCTCGACGAACGCGCGCGCATCACCTCCGAGGGCGGCCCCTACGCCGGGCTCGATCGGGTCGAGGCCAGGAAGCGGATCGTGGCGGACCTCGAGGCGGCGGGGCTCCTCGAGAAGATCGAGGATCACGAGATCGCTTTGACCGTGAGCGAGCGGAGCGGGGAGCCCATCGAGCCGCTGCTTTCCGAGCAGTGGTTCGTGGACCAGCCCAAGCTTGCAGGACCGGTGCTCGAAGCCATGCGGGCGGGGCGGATCCGCTTCTCCCCCGAACGCTACGAGCGGATCTTCGTCGAGTGGCTGGAGAACATCCGGGATTGGAATCTGAGCCGACAGCTCTGGTGGGGTCACCGGATTCCCATCTACTACACGGAGGCCGGCGAGGCGTTCGCAGGCCTGGATTGGAACGATGCCCAGGCGAAGGCCGGGGACAAGAAGATTGTTCGCCAGGACGACGATGTCCTCGACACGTGGTTCAGCAGCGGTCTCTGGCCGTTCGCGGTCCTTGGCTGGCCCGAAGCCACGGAGGAGTTCGCAGAACGGTATCCCACGAGCGTTCTGGTTACGGATCGCAACATCATCAACCTGTGGGTGGCCCGCATGGCGATGATGAGCCTCGACCTGCTCCACGAGATCCCCTTCCACCACGTCTTCATCTATGCCACCGTGCTCACCGAAGACGGCCGCCGCATGAGCAAGAGCCTGGGCACGGGCGTCGATCCCATGGGCGTGATCGAGAGCTTTGGCGCCGACGCCATGCGCTGGACCCTCCTCAGCCAAACCGGATCGAACCAGGACATCCGCTACAGCGACAAGAAGACCGAGGACGCCCGCAACTTCTGCAACAAGATCTGGAACGCTACCCGCTTCGTGCTGCTCCACACGCCTGACGGCAAACCCGCCAGTCCCGGTGAACTGGAGCCGGCCGACAAGTGGCTCTTGAGTCGCCTCGTGGCGACCGAGCGTGCCGTCCGGACAGCCTATGAAAGCTACGACTTGCAGGTTGCAGCGCAGCATTTGTATAAGTTCTGGTGGTCAGAGTTATGTGATTGGTACATCGAAGTCTCCAAGTCGAGGTTGACCGATTCCGCTTCCGCAACCGCTCCCCAGTGGGTGCTGCTGACCGCGATCGAGGCGTTCGTCACGATGCTCCATCCCCTGATGCCCTTCCTCACCGAAGAGGTCTACAGCCACCTGCCCCTGCCCGAGAAGGCGCCCTTCCTCATGGCGGCGCGGTGGCCCGAGCTGCCCGAGCACTACGCGGACGGCGCTACCGAAGCCGATGTCGAGCGGGCGTTCGAAGTCACGCGGGCGCTCCGAGCCCTGCGGGCGGAGGTGGACCTGCCCGCGATGAAGTCCGTGCCGGATGCGTACTACGCGGGCGACCTTCGCGGCGGCGAGCCGATCGTCCAATCGCAGGCGTGGATCGAGACCCTCCACCCCACACCTCCGCCCGACCCTGAGAAGGCCCTCTCGACCAGCATCGAGGGGATCGACCTGTGGCTGCCCCTGGCAGGGCTCGTCGATCCCGACAAGGAGTTGGCGCGCCTTGGGAAGGAGAAGGAGAAGCTCGCCGACGAACTCGCCAAGCTTCAAGCCCGGCTGGCCAATCCCCAGTTCGTCGAGCGCGCGAAGCCGGAGGTCGTGGAGCGCGAGCGCGCAACCGCCGCGGACCTCGAGGAGCGGATCGCGAAGCTCGAAGCGCGGCAGGCGATGTTCGGGTAG
- a CDS encoding ATP-binding cassette domain-containing protein: protein MAAVHVEHLCKTYLSHKKAPGLGGAVRSLFVREKVEVLAVRDVGFDVAQGELVGFLGPNGAGKTTTLKMLTGILQPTSGEVEVLGHVPMRREPEMLRQISLVMGNKMQLWWDLPAWDSFRVLKELYEVEDAVFDRRLAFLVEALEIGDKLHTQVRKLSLGERMKCELVAALLHGPRVVFLDEPTIGLDVVSQKRIRDFLKQLHREDGSTILLTSHYMQDVQELCERVIVIDHGKLAFDGTLASLTARFSDRRRLRLLFEHEVEASDLDRFGKVIEHEGATATLEVSRKDTPRITASILQSMRVADVGIEEVAIEDVVRQLFAEGRVGGGNPGTGDGNRESVAE from the coding sequence ATGGCCGCCGTCCACGTCGAGCATCTCTGCAAGACCTACCTGTCGCACAAGAAGGCGCCGGGTTTGGGTGGCGCGGTGCGCAGCCTGTTCGTCCGCGAGAAGGTCGAGGTGCTCGCCGTCCGCGACGTGGGCTTCGACGTGGCTCAGGGGGAGTTGGTGGGGTTCCTCGGACCCAATGGCGCGGGCAAGACGACGACGCTCAAGATGCTGACCGGGATCCTGCAGCCCACATCCGGCGAGGTCGAGGTGCTCGGCCACGTGCCGATGAGGCGCGAGCCTGAGATGCTGCGCCAGATCTCCCTGGTGATGGGGAACAAGATGCAGCTCTGGTGGGACCTCCCGGCGTGGGACAGCTTTCGGGTCCTCAAGGAGCTCTACGAGGTCGAGGACGCCGTCTTCGATCGCAGGTTGGCATTCCTCGTCGAAGCGCTCGAGATCGGGGACAAACTGCACACCCAGGTGCGGAAACTCAGTTTGGGCGAACGCATGAAGTGCGAGCTGGTCGCGGCCCTGCTTCACGGCCCGCGCGTGGTGTTTCTCGACGAGCCGACCATCGGGCTCGACGTTGTCAGCCAAAAGCGCATTCGGGACTTCCTCAAACAGCTTCACCGCGAGGACGGGTCGACAATTCTCCTCACCAGCCACTACATGCAGGACGTGCAGGAGCTGTGTGAGCGCGTGATCGTGATCGATCACGGGAAGCTCGCCTTTGACGGCACCCTCGCTTCCCTCACCGCCCGCTTCAGCGACCGCCGGAGGCTCCGCCTTCTGTTCGAGCACGAAGTGGAGGCTTCCGACCTCGACCGCTTCGGAAAGGTGATCGAACACGAAGGCGCCACTGCGACTCTGGAGGTCTCCCGCAAGGACACGCCGCGGATCACGGCAAGCATCCTGCAGTCCATGCGCGTCGCCGACGTGGGGATTGAAGAGGTGGCGATCGAGGACGTCGTGCGACAACTCTTCGCGGAGGGGCGGGTGGGAGGCGGGAATCCGGGGACGGGAGACGGGAATCGGGAATCCGTCGCGGAGTGA
- a CDS encoding RNA polymerase sigma factor, with amino-acid sequence MFRLALAILGSPELAEDAAQEALVRAARNRNKLAHVDDPKAWLRRIVVRCSLTLLGERRGDSIAEGGSLPACETEVAVRDALSRLDPADRALLALTHFEGLAYAEVAELLHIPMGTVASRLHRAREAFRKEWGDA; translated from the coding sequence ATGTTTCGGCTGGCGCTCGCGATCCTCGGCTCCCCGGAGTTGGCCGAGGACGCCGCGCAGGAGGCCCTGGTTCGCGCAGCGCGCAATCGGAACAAGTTGGCCCACGTGGACGACCCGAAGGCCTGGCTGCGTCGCATCGTGGTGCGTTGTTCGCTCACTCTGCTTGGAGAACGGCGCGGCGATTCGATCGCCGAAGGGGGTTCCCTTCCCGCGTGCGAGACCGAGGTGGCGGTGCGCGACGCGCTCTCCCGGCTCGACCCGGCCGATCGCGCCCTCCTCGCACTCACCCACTTCGAGGGTTTGGCCTACGCGGAAGTCGCCGAGCTCCTCCACATTCCGATGGGAACGGTGGCATCGAGACTGCACCGGGCACGCGAAGCCTTTCGGAAGGAGTGGGGCGATGCGTGA
- a CDS encoding aminotransferase class I/II-fold pyridoxal phosphate-dependent enzyme, which produces MVRILAAKRAEGCPGGPAELGRVRLSRAVDGLPATVPFVAPEALERARGQSFELRLGANESAFGVAPAAAEAMAAEASAPCWYGDPESWDLRKELSRIHRRPMEEIVVGSGIDDLLGVLVRALLDPGDVAVASLGSYPTFAYHVVGFGGRMETVPYVAFQNDLGALLDAVRFFEAKLVYLANPDNPTGTFLFGEDVERFAKRLPGDCTLILDEAYAEFCPSALPEDSAPERTVRLRTFSKAYGMAGARIGYAMGPGELIRALDRIRNHFGVNRIAQAGALASLRSPEFLAGAVEQVAAARHLFASEVEALGLTSLPSATNFVSVRTGSETRSAAWVDALAREGTFVRRPIAPPLGELVRVTLGPPPLLESLLDRMGRALHSLK; this is translated from the coding sequence ATGGTGCGAATCCTCGCGGCGAAACGGGCGGAAGGATGCCCAGGCGGCCCCGCCGAACTGGGTCGTGTGAGGCTCTCCCGCGCGGTCGACGGACTACCCGCCACGGTGCCGTTCGTCGCTCCCGAAGCCCTCGAGCGGGCCCGCGGGCAGTCCTTCGAGCTGCGGTTGGGTGCCAACGAAAGCGCGTTCGGCGTGGCGCCGGCGGCGGCCGAGGCGATGGCGGCGGAGGCATCGGCGCCCTGTTGGTACGGCGATCCCGAGTCTTGGGACCTCCGGAAGGAGTTGTCCCGCATCCACCGCCGGCCCATGGAGGAGATCGTCGTCGGGTCCGGCATCGACGACCTCCTGGGTGTGCTCGTCCGCGCGCTGCTCGATCCGGGCGACGTTGCGGTCGCCTCTCTGGGCAGCTACCCTACGTTCGCCTACCACGTGGTGGGATTCGGCGGACGCATGGAGACGGTGCCGTACGTCGCGTTCCAGAACGACCTGGGCGCCCTTCTCGACGCCGTTCGGTTCTTCGAGGCGAAGCTTGTGTACCTGGCGAATCCGGACAATCCGACGGGCACATTCCTTTTCGGCGAAGACGTCGAGCGATTCGCCAAACGGCTGCCCGGCGATTGCACGCTCATCCTGGACGAGGCCTATGCGGAGTTCTGTCCCAGCGCGCTGCCCGAGGACTCGGCGCCCGAGCGCACGGTCCGGCTGCGCACCTTCTCGAAGGCCTATGGGATGGCGGGGGCCCGGATCGGCTATGCAATGGGTCCCGGCGAACTGATCCGCGCCCTCGACCGCATCCGCAACCACTTCGGCGTGAACCGCATCGCCCAGGCAGGAGCACTGGCGTCTCTGCGCTCACCAGAATTCCTTGCCGGGGCCGTGGAGCAGGTGGCGGCCGCACGGCACTTGTTCGCATCGGAGGTGGAGGCGCTCGGCCTGACCTCTCTTCCCTCTGCAACGAACTTCGTTTCCGTCCGCACCGGCAGCGAGACCCGCTCGGCCGCATGGGTCGACGCCCTGGCTCGAGAAGGCACGTTCGTGCGGCGGCCCATCGCTCCTCCGTTGGGCGAACTCGTCCGCGTCACCCTGGGTCCACCCCCACTCCTCGAATCGTTGCTTGACCGCATGGGCCGGGCTCTCCACTCTCTGAAGTGA